From one Gemmatimonas sp. UBA7669 genomic stretch:
- a CDS encoding amidohydrolase family protein — translation MPRLLTRAAGVLCLAASTATAQSVTRAFTGATLIDGTTRAPIANATLLVHDGRVLAAGPAASVRIPAEAQRVSLQGKVIVPGLINAHGHASSVANLATYAAYGVTTVYSLGDETAEVFAARDAQRRSAPQHARVFVAGPVLNPSSPDDARTQVAAVADRRVDIVKIRVDDNLGTSPKMKPEVYKAVIEAAHARGLRVAVHLYYLDDAKALLAAGADFIAHSVRDLPVDGAFVTALKGSGVCYSPTLMREVSTYVYESTPSFFADSLFLAHANREWMATVQQPARQEVTRTSRSAQRYKAQLPVAMQNLAALHRAGVPIAMGTDTGPLGRFQGYFELMELEMMVDAGMTPAEALRSATSVAARCLRVDRELGSLEPGKWADFVVLDASPLERIQNIRRQHAVFIGGEQLK, via the coding sequence ATGCCCCGCCTGCTGACACGGGCCGCCGGCGTGCTGTGCCTCGCGGCCAGCACCGCCACCGCGCAGTCGGTAACCCGTGCGTTCACCGGCGCCACGCTCATCGATGGCACCACCCGTGCACCCATTGCCAACGCCACCTTGCTCGTGCATGACGGGCGTGTGCTGGCCGCGGGGCCCGCCGCTTCGGTGCGCATACCGGCCGAGGCACAGCGCGTGTCGCTGCAGGGCAAGGTCATTGTGCCGGGGCTCATCAATGCCCATGGGCACGCCTCCAGCGTGGCCAACCTGGCCACCTATGCCGCGTATGGCGTGACCACGGTGTATTCACTGGGCGACGAAACCGCCGAGGTGTTTGCTGCGCGCGACGCACAGCGTCGCAGTGCACCACAGCATGCGCGGGTGTTCGTGGCAGGCCCCGTGCTCAATCCGTCGTCGCCTGACGACGCCCGAACACAGGTGGCCGCCGTGGCCGACCGGCGTGTGGACATCGTGAAGATCCGCGTGGACGACAACCTCGGCACCAGCCCCAAGATGAAACCCGAGGTGTACAAGGCCGTGATTGAGGCGGCGCACGCGCGTGGGCTGCGTGTGGCGGTGCATCTCTACTACCTCGACGACGCGAAGGCGCTGCTGGCCGCCGGCGCCGACTTCATTGCGCACAGCGTGCGGGACCTGCCGGTAGACGGCGCGTTCGTGACGGCGCTCAAGGGGTCGGGTGTGTGCTACTCGCCCACCCTTATGCGTGAAGTCTCCACCTATGTGTACGAAAGCACGCCGTCGTTTTTTGCCGACTCGCTGTTTCTGGCGCACGCGAATCGCGAGTGGATGGCCACGGTACAGCAGCCGGCCCGTCAGGAGGTCACGCGCACCAGCCGCAGTGCGCAGCGCTACAAGGCGCAGTTGCCGGTGGCCATGCAGAACCTCGCGGCGCTGCACCGCGCCGGCGTGCCCATTGCCATGGGCACCGACACGGGTCCGCTGGGCCGCTTCCAGGGCTACTTCGAGCTCATGGAGCTCGAGATGATGGTGGACGCGGGCATGACACCCGCCGAGGCGCTGCGTTCTGCCACTTCGGTGGCGGCGCGCTGTCTTCGGGTTGATCGTGAACTTGGCTCACTGGAGCCCGGCAAGTGGGCGGACTTCGTGGTGCTCGATGCCTCGCCACTCGAGCGCATCCAGAACATCCGTCGGCAGCACGCCGTGTTTATTGGGGGCGAGCAGCTGAAGTAG
- a CDS encoding Rrf2 family transcriptional regulator, translating into MRKDSRLSGVLHVLLHMAEFEGPVTSETLARAMDTNPVVVRRVMAGLRERGFVRSVKGHGGGWTLNRALADISLLDVYEAIGAPSLLAVGSRNESPSCLVEQAVNHSLGHAFGEAEALLLAHLAGVTLATLHADFHTRMKRRAPPCIAEHAHD; encoded by the coding sequence ATGAGAAAGGACAGCCGGTTGTCAGGCGTGCTGCACGTGCTGCTGCACATGGCCGAGTTCGAAGGGCCGGTGACGTCGGAAACCCTGGCTCGCGCCATGGACACCAATCCGGTGGTCGTGCGCCGTGTGATGGCGGGTTTGCGCGAACGTGGCTTTGTCCGTTCGGTGAAGGGGCACGGCGGCGGCTGGACGCTCAACCGTGCGCTGGCCGATATCAGTCTGCTCGATGTGTACGAGGCCATTGGCGCGCCATCGCTGCTCGCGGTGGGCAGTCGCAACGAGTCGCCCAGTTGTCTCGTGGAGCAGGCCGTGAACCACTCGCTGGGTCACGCCTTCGGTGAGGCCGAAGCGTTGCTGCTGGCGCACCTGGCCGGCGTGACGCTGGCCACGCTGCACGCCGACTTTCATACGCGCATGAAGCGTCGCGCACCACCCTGCATTGCGGAGCACGCCCATGACTGA